In Vicia villosa cultivar HV-30 ecotype Madison, WI linkage group LG7, Vvil1.0, whole genome shotgun sequence, the DNA window TTCAGAAATATTAGAGTGTCTAGTTTAAtactatgaattttattttaaaacttaagATCCAAATCGATACAATTTAATCAAACAATAGGACCTGGTGCAGACGTCGGACATAATGTTTGTTACTAGTCATACCTCAGGTTCAACCAATtctttaaaataataaacaaaatcaaaatcaagtAAATGAATATGTTTTTGAAAgcttaaaatttatattatcagactataatatttatttttggacTTAAGGTCTCAATTGGTACAATTTAATCTAAAAATGGAAAATGGTACCAACACCGTTGTCCGACTTGTAACTAGTATTTCTACTACTGAAATTAATGAAATTAGATACTTGTTAAGTCTAATATGTAGGAAATATTGTCTATTTTCTTATGATATAAATTTCACTCTCAAAGAACTTATGAAAACCTATTTATGCGCGAAACAAGACAACTCATGTGAGCCAGAAATTTGACTACACTTCTAGTATAAAAACCAGATAACTCATATTGTTGTAAAGCTTCTAGACCCAATTTCCTCGCCTTGAAAGAAAGATTATCATGTTTAATTTCTAACGTAATTGACTACACCTCAAACGGACTTATGAAACTCCAGTTACACATGAAACAAGTCGATCAATCCCCTTCTATGTCTAACTGcgatttttctaagtttttcggcattttgaaaatttttatgtGTTTCTCTCTCTATTGAATAGAACCAAAACTCGCCTATTTCAATCCCAACCTCcccaaaacaaataacaaaacacTCTCCAAGACAAATTCAACATTTACATTTTTGCCTTATTGAAAAGATCTATAATTCGCCTATCTGAAACTCAACCACCTCAACATTAGCAATCCAACATTTCATTAAAGATTAAACATTCAAAAAATTTCCTTATCATAAGGAGTAACATAATTAATTCAATTCTCGCCTTATCATAAGACCTCAACAAAAATACAATTCAACCTTTGCCTTATTGTAAGGCGTCGACAAAATATGTTATCAGTTCAAAAACTACAATCAACAtggtaaagaaataaaataaaattatattaacagCCTTAATACATACAGGTTAACCatgaataataaaaatcaaagatCACAAATCTTATATTAAGGCGACACATATAATTCAAATCTCAATCAACAATGCATACATAAAATTAAACCATATTATCCGCCTTAAATATtatcacaaagaaaaagaaaagggagaaGGAGAAGGGTAAGGAACCCTTACTATCCATCCTCTAAAACACCCAAATATGAAAAATTTCCCCGCTTACCTCGAATTTGCAGATCAATGAAGATTTTAACTTTGGTGTTTTGGAGTTCTTTGTGAAATGATCCTTTGGATTGAATGCATTTTGCAAAACAATAACTTAGAAGAAGTGTTCAAAATGTTCAAGTTGATCTAGCTTGATAAAGATGTATGAAGGTGCAGAAGGCACACGTGCTGGACACATGTTGCTCAACATCTAGGCCTGGCGCACCAAGTCTTTGCTGCTCCGTATTAGaagaattttttatcaaaaattgaatcatattttattGTTATTAAGTTAACAATACGATTCTTGAACATTTGTGAAGATCAAATCATCTTTAtatagatttaaatttgaatttgtaaCAAACCAAATTATATCTTTTTATCGGAGATATTCAAGGAACAAATCAAATATCCAACATAATATGTAATATATCTGGACGAAATTAAATCTCAAATCCATGAAGAAAAACCCAGAGGAATTTTTATATAAGGAGGACACAACAAAGCTTTGGCTTTAACGCACTCAAGCATTTAAGCTTTACATAGaagatttttatagtgttaggTTTTATGTCTTATATTCCACACTAATGCCCTAATAGCATTAGTGTATAATCTATATGTACACCTCTATGTTCCAGTAATTTGGCAAAGAAGTTTTGTCTAGTTGAATTGTAAAATTCAACATCATTCCACGCGTTGATTGAAGTTGATCaccagtgtaacacccttctaaacccccgcggcaataaaaattaaatcagagtacatgcaaacaagggtgccacaattgataataaaataaacatatatgTCACTGTCATGCATACATTAAGGAAGATCTAAACATAACTCATAATTCaaaatctcatgtttacacaacgGAAATAAACCATCAAATTAGCATCACATCATCGATGCATTAATCCtcaaaacaaattaaacaaatagagttattatcataaactcaaaacaaaatgttccccagtgttacatctatcagagcatgacacctgacgctaactaaacaaagactcatgagctaatcctcactatGTCGaaaaccgctacttcaatctgaaaataacaacatgtaagggtgagtctcatcgcaattaataaatattattgcatcataaataataacacgtcatagtcatatcattcacccaattgtatcatattcaaaaaatttcaacaaaacacacacaccTAGCACATCATCAAATCATAACACTGAAAcgcattcaatcatgttatgaaaatcatgcatatgtaatgagtgacactatgcatgtggtaccaagcaTCATCAacgggaataacccaccgaccgattcaacatcgtcaagatacggccctgccagtacagattccacacaatgggaatcatgcccttcactgatccaacacatcatcatggatacagcctcaacaaatgattatgaatgaatgcaaacatatatgaacatacttataccatcgttaagtcaatgagtaacatcatccaatactcaattcatcatcatcatcatcatcatcatcatcaaagcatgtttaCATATGTTAACGTCATTCAAATATTATCCAATCATCATCGTCAAACAACCAATAAATCGTCACATGAATATTGCTTCAACATAGTATGTATTATCAGCATTTCatcatatatatacataatacatcattcaccagGCAATAattcatgattcatcaataatcGAAAGTTACCCTCATTTCTTCATTTAAACGCATAAGTTATGTTATGAGGTCTATCATACTCAAAACGGCACTCAAAACAGGacaacggttcaaaagatacatcattttcaaGTTTGGATAATTTtctacacagcaaggttcgctcagcgacgcaaggcagaagcgaattccttcagacctccgctcagcggacctctagcgacattagacagaagctaaccaggtcgggtcctccgctcagcggacccccatccgcttagcggacctgcgattttaccaaatctcaggtctgcgacagaccctgcgatttcacacattCAAGCCCCAAAATTGACTCTAAGCGCCAGATACAGTCATACAATCACAAATTACATCATAatacatcatcacacatcaaaacaacacattttaATCCAACAATTCATGAAATTTCATCAATCATAACATCCCTAACCTAACATACAAATCAATTGACTCAAacgacatccctaatcaatattatcatctaaaaatgtgataatagatgctaaccggagagtccccccatTACCTTAGTCGAAATTCTTGAtaggtctctccctctacagttcctcttcacgttcttcgtgttccaaactttcagctcttctttcacgttcttttcttctttcccaattccttaatattttatgaaaataatattttaatttagtaaagggctttactacacaACACCCCCTTGCTTACTAACTTCTCACATGGCCTAATGTTATAAATCATTATCTttccaattattttcataaaattcataataattctaattattaattcaattttccaattaaattaaaattaaaatattacggGTGTTACAACCAGCGTTTAATGGTAGTAACATTCTATCACAGGTTGTGTGATAGAGAAAGAAAGTAGGTGGATTCTCATATTTAGAGCGAGACTCTAAATAGAAAGTCATTGGATAATCTTAGGAAGAGACATTAAACAACATGGGTCTGTTGTTGGTTGTAAGTCCAATGTACTAAAATATTAATAGtaaatttcttctttttttttggattGTGGTCTCAACCCTCTAGACGTATGTGTGGTTTCACCGAACTGGGTAGCCAAATTTCTGTGTTATTTACGGTATAACTTGTCGAACTTGTTATCGGAGCGTCGTGTTCAACATTTGTCCCCTGAGGAACAGAATTTCAGATTTTTCTTTCCAACCAAGAGATTTCCTAGGTTTTATGCCACTTTCCAGTCTCTATCTCTTTTCTCAAAAAACACATACTATCAATTCTCACTCCCTCTATTCCACTTAAATAGAAACATAatactattttattttagttaactATAATAATACCCAACATTCTCACTAACTATTACTCTTTACtccaattttattaaaattctatTTCTCACCTAAAACTCACAATTCCTCATTATTctctattatttaaattaatttatttaataataattctaTAAAATACTACTCTAATTTCTAATAACTTTCCACCATCCAATAAATCAAATACTCCtcaattaattaactaaaaaacactctaaaactcaaaataaaatattaaaataatattaatattattaaaataaaaacacgggtgttacaactcttctcacttaaataaattttaccctcgaaaattaaataaaagaaccATCCCTATATAATACTTTCTCATCTGGTTCTCTAACCCCTCTTCATGATACCATCAATAATGAATGCAATTAAAGACACACTACTAATAAGACACGTACTTTGAATACAATCACCAGGTCCAGGGGTCTCTTAACCATTCAGGGCAAAAACCTTTCCACTAGTTTTCACGGCATCTGGCGCTTTCTTGGGCTTCTGACACTATATGCTGATATGACCTGGttttccacagttgaaacaagtcacaaCTACGCTCTTGCATTCAATAGTATGATATATCGGTTTTCCATACTTGAAACATTTCGTGCTTGTGCACTTTGCACCATGATGACCCAACTCTCTGCATCTGAAACACTTCAGAGAAGTAGGAGTATCTTCCCCAACTTATTTCTTTCCCACTTGTGGTCTTCTGCTGATACGTCTGTTTTCCCCATCATTTAAAGTCAGATACGGCTTACCACGATTTTGGTTCCCATTATTCTTCTCACTAACACTCTTGTAGTGAGCAGATCTGGATGCACTATCTTCATCATAAATTCTGCATTGGTTCACCTGCACTAAGAAATGATAGATATCTTGATAACTAATGAACGACTTGATCTCTATATGTAAGAAACTCTCAAAATTTACACACTTAGATCCTTCAGCTTCCATACCATTATAGCAAGGACAAAATCTTGACAACTCCTCAAACTTAGTTGTATAGTCAGCCACATTCA includes these proteins:
- the LOC131619950 gene encoding uncharacterized protein LOC131619950; its protein translation is MEASNVEITWTNFKNKFLDKYFLDDVCSRMEVGLLELKQGDMNVADYTTKFEELSRFCPCYNGMEAEGSKCVNFESFLHIEIKSFISYQDIYHFLVQVNQCRIYDEDSASRSAHYKSVSEKNNGNQNRGKPYLTLNDGENRRISRRPQVGKK